A region from the Rufibacter sp. DG15C genome encodes:
- a CDS encoding response regulator, translating to MNKYRRVFLIDDDEIHNFLCESVIRNHQFAEEVYSFLWAEEALKALSKIVEEAPENFPEIIFLDINMPGMDGWEFIEEYRKLPKELTEKSNLFVLSSAVDKKDITYARSLSEVRDFFSKPLTTEILEIISEVYAQE from the coding sequence ATGAACAAATACCGTCGGGTTTTTCTAATAGATGATGATGAGATCCACAACTTTCTGTGTGAAAGTGTGATCAGAAACCATCAGTTTGCAGAGGAAGTGTATAGTTTCTTATGGGCTGAAGAAGCCCTGAAAGCTCTATCAAAGATAGTAGAAGAAGCACCAGAGAATTTCCCTGAAATTATCTTCCTAGACATTAACATGCCCGGGATGGACGGTTGGGAATTTATTGAGGAATACCGCAAACTGCCCAAAGAACTCACAGAAAAATCTAACCTGTTTGTACTTTCCTCGGCGGTTGATAAGAAGGACATCACCTACGCCCGTAGCCTGTCTGAGGTCCGGGACTTCTTTTCAAAGCCCCTCACCACTGAAATCCTTGAGATTATCTCTGAGGTGTACGCCCAAGAGTAG
- a CDS encoding PAS domain S-box protein, producing the protein MWVFDTETYRFLMVNHAAIDLYGYSEQEFLQMTIRDIRPKEHVPILDNVLSQGRSAFNKAGDWVHITKDGRLLNVEIASHTLPEHEGKGRRLVVIYDISARKAAEKQLQAAESLAQSILKNIEEIVFSMNENLEITYISPQCEENLGYTPQQFYADKHLWFKIIHPHDRHIIEGVQPLIESGQKQFQLEVRGRTTHKGIRWQLIQCVATLDQAGKLVRMDGSVIDITKRKTAEHKLQFSDFSVERAAEAFLWTKSDGSIMRANTAACHLLGYTKDELLTLSILEVDVQFKEEVWKSQKGDQSQVHETVFKDKAGKHFPVEIHINHFLFEGDSYCFTSVKNISARKQAEAERTSLIEETVRQNEHLQQFAYIVSHNLRAPVANIVGLTSLYNREDLQDPINPVLINKLERTTKKLDTTIKDLNEILTIRSQTDKVLEPVDLRQVLLDVRDSLASQLAVGNASFDSDFSQGKVAYGVKGYVHSILLNLILNAIKYRSLDRNLNINIKTVLSDGYLCLMLQDNGLGIDLTRQQHKIFGLYRRFHPHIEGKGLGLHMTKTQIESIGGWIDVESKVDQGSTFKVYFQAYPRNEQIPSGFSNR; encoded by the coding sequence ATGTGGGTCTTTGACACAGAAACATATCGCTTCTTAATGGTCAATCATGCGGCCATTGACCTGTATGGCTATTCTGAGCAAGAGTTTCTTCAAATGACCATCCGGGACATTAGGCCCAAAGAGCATGTTCCAATTCTAGATAATGTATTGTCCCAAGGCCGAAGCGCCTTCAACAAAGCGGGTGATTGGGTTCATATTACCAAAGACGGCCGCCTACTCAATGTAGAGATTGCGTCCCACACGTTGCCAGAGCATGAAGGAAAAGGCAGGCGCCTGGTGGTTATCTATGACATTAGCGCCCGTAAGGCAGCAGAAAAGCAGTTGCAGGCCGCCGAGTCCCTGGCGCAGTCCATCCTTAAAAACATTGAGGAGATTGTCTTCTCCATGAATGAAAACCTGGAGATAACCTACATTAGTCCGCAATGTGAGGAAAACCTGGGGTACACACCGCAGCAGTTTTATGCGGATAAACACCTGTGGTTTAAAATCATCCATCCCCATGACCGGCACATTATTGAAGGTGTCCAGCCACTTATAGAATCAGGCCAGAAACAATTTCAATTAGAGGTAAGAGGAAGGACCACCCACAAGGGCATTAGGTGGCAATTAATCCAGTGCGTAGCCACTTTAGACCAAGCAGGAAAATTGGTCCGGATGGATGGCAGTGTGATTGACATCACCAAGAGGAAAACTGCTGAGCACAAGCTGCAATTCTCTGATTTCTCTGTAGAACGCGCCGCCGAGGCCTTTTTGTGGACCAAGTCAGACGGTAGCATCATGCGCGCCAACACTGCAGCCTGCCACCTGTTAGGGTATACCAAAGATGAATTACTGACCTTATCAATTCTGGAGGTTGATGTTCAGTTCAAGGAAGAAGTCTGGAAAAGCCAGAAGGGTGACCAATCCCAGGTTCATGAAACCGTTTTCAAAGACAAGGCTGGGAAGCACTTCCCCGTGGAGATTCATATCAACCATTTTCTATTTGAGGGAGACAGTTACTGCTTTACCTCGGTTAAAAACATAAGCGCGCGCAAACAGGCAGAGGCAGAGCGCACCAGCCTTATTGAAGAAACCGTGCGCCAAAACGAGCACTTACAGCAATTTGCCTACATTGTCTCGCATAATTTGAGGGCCCCGGTGGCCAACATTGTAGGCCTCACCAGTCTCTATAACAGGGAGGATCTGCAGGATCCCATCAACCCAGTGCTTATCAATAAACTGGAGCGGACTACCAAAAAGCTGGATACCACCATCAAGGACCTCAACGAAATCTTAACCATCAGAAGCCAGACAGACAAGGTACTAGAGCCTGTGGATTTGCGGCAGGTTCTGTTAGATGTAAGGGATAGCCTGGCCAGCCAGTTGGCAGTGGGCAACGCAAGCTTTGATTCTGACTTCTCCCAAGGGAAAGTAGCATATGGCGTGAAAGGCTATGTGCACAGTATTCTATTGAACCTGATTCTCAATGCCATTAAGTACAGAAGCTTGGATCGGAATTTGAATATTAATATTAAAACTGTACTTTCAGATGGATATTTATGCTTAATGCTGCAAGACAATGGTCTGGGTATTGACCTGACCAGGCAGCAGCATAAAATCTTTGGCTTGTACAGGCGCTTCCATCCGCACATAGAGGGCAAGGGCTTGGGACTGCACATGACCAAAACCCAGATAGAGTCCATAGGCGGCTGGATAGATGTTGAAAGCAAGGTAGACCAGGGCTCAACTTTTAAAGTTTACTTTCAAGCATACCCTAGAAATGAACAAATACCGTCGGGTTTTTCTAATAGATGA
- the paaN gene encoding phenylacetic acid degradation protein PaaN, whose amino-acid sequence MKEPISQDIKELGGLTEQHRQVLERAIQALHERTFFSQYPEHPSPAVYGEGADQAGLEKFQSHLGKPFEELQQADAQGWAGQEESPYEQENLGITYPTFSVETLISRGQEAFHIWRKLSPLERASILIESLERMKGRFFEIAHATMHTTGQAFMMSFQASGPHAADRALEAIAAGYEEQTRFPEHQVWEKPMGKFNLKLNKSWKAVPKGLGLVVGCSTFPTWNTVPGMYASLVTGNPVIVKPHPKGVLPIAIVIAELQKVLAEYGLDPNICQLAVDPDDRLITKELAEHPAIKLIDYTGGTTFGNYLEDLKGKTVFTEKAGVNSIILDSVEDLDKVVQNLAFSLTLYSGQMCTAPQNFFIPANGITVAGEQVSYEEVVNKLAEAVKGLVNNPKAGPHVLGAIQNQLTQQRVKDLENGHGRSVLTTCEVANPAFAKARICSPVIYEVEASEKELYSQELFGPIAVIIKTKDTQESIHLAQEMAMQHGAISCGAYTTNPEVKEEIMDLMGLAGTPVSFNLTGGIYVNQNASFSDFHVTGGNPAGNASFTNPEFVIKRFTWVGFREPAAH is encoded by the coding sequence ATGAAAGAGCCAATTTCACAGGACATCAAAGAGTTAGGGGGCTTGACGGAGCAACACCGCCAAGTTTTAGAACGTGCCATCCAAGCCTTACATGAACGAACTTTTTTTTCGCAGTACCCAGAGCACCCATCACCGGCTGTTTATGGAGAGGGCGCTGACCAGGCCGGGCTTGAGAAATTCCAGAGCCACTTAGGCAAACCGTTTGAAGAGTTACAGCAGGCAGATGCGCAGGGTTGGGCGGGTCAGGAAGAATCACCGTATGAGCAAGAGAACCTGGGTATTACCTATCCAACCTTCTCAGTGGAAACATTGATTTCCCGTGGCCAAGAGGCGTTTCATATTTGGCGAAAGCTGTCCCCACTGGAACGTGCTTCTATCCTTATAGAGAGTTTGGAAAGAATGAAAGGCCGCTTCTTTGAAATTGCGCACGCAACCATGCACACCACCGGCCAGGCGTTTATGATGTCTTTCCAAGCTTCAGGACCGCATGCCGCAGACAGAGCTTTAGAGGCCATTGCCGCTGGCTATGAGGAGCAGACTCGGTTCCCAGAGCATCAGGTGTGGGAGAAGCCAATGGGTAAGTTTAACTTAAAGCTGAATAAAAGCTGGAAGGCCGTGCCAAAAGGACTTGGTTTGGTAGTAGGCTGTTCTACGTTTCCTACTTGGAATACCGTGCCAGGTATGTATGCTAGTTTAGTGACGGGCAATCCAGTTATTGTAAAGCCGCACCCTAAAGGCGTTTTGCCAATTGCCATTGTCATTGCCGAATTACAGAAAGTCTTGGCTGAATACGGCCTAGACCCGAACATCTGCCAACTGGCCGTAGACCCAGATGATCGTCTCATCACCAAAGAATTGGCAGAACATCCTGCCATTAAACTGATTGACTATACGGGCGGTACCACTTTCGGGAATTACCTAGAGGATTTGAAGGGCAAGACAGTCTTCACTGAAAAAGCAGGGGTAAATTCCATCATCCTTGATTCAGTAGAGGATTTAGATAAAGTAGTGCAGAACCTGGCCTTCTCTTTGACATTGTATTCTGGTCAAATGTGTACGGCTCCTCAAAACTTCTTTATCCCTGCCAATGGCATCACAGTAGCCGGCGAGCAAGTGTCTTATGAAGAGGTTGTCAATAAGTTGGCAGAGGCGGTGAAAGGCTTGGTGAACAACCCCAAAGCAGGCCCTCATGTACTGGGCGCCATCCAGAACCAGTTGACGCAACAACGCGTGAAAGACTTGGAGAACGGACATGGCCGCAGCGTTTTAACTACCTGTGAGGTAGCCAATCCTGCTTTTGCCAAAGCGCGCATTTGCTCACCTGTGATTTATGAAGTTGAAGCGTCAGAGAAGGAGCTGTACAGTCAAGAGCTGTTCGGCCCAATTGCGGTTATCATCAAGACTAAAGATACCCAGGAATCCATCCATCTGGCACAGGAAATGGCCATGCAACACGGAGCTATCTCTTGTGGTGCCTATACCACCAATCCAGAGGTAAAAGAAGAAATCATGGACCTAATGGGCTTGGCTGGAACTCCGGTCAGCTTTAATTTGACGGGTGGTATCTATGTGAACCAGAACGCCAGCTTCTCAGATTTTCACGTAACTGGTGGCAACCCAGCCGGTAACGCTTCCTTCACCAACCCAGAATTTGTGATCAAGCGCTTTACATGGGTTGGTTTTAGAGAACCAGCCGCGCATTAA
- a CDS encoding S8/S53 family peptidase → MKLFYRLPLVICLSLIWFGQNATAQNKPTVEPNLLVFKLKAPATAAAQAKTAQSGLDHILKQVALTSVQRKFPKAAAAQAKSASKKLVDLSLIYELKYKPGQSFEQVKKQLLASGQVEYVEPLYNYAPLYTPNDPQANPTTGGQRTYLTKIKAYDAWDITKGDSNVVIGILDTGVRLTQEDLVGNIKYNYADPIDGIDNDNDGFIDNFRGWDMADNDNNPSSDANGHGTNVAAIASAQADNGKGMAGVGFKCKFLPIKIYASGTLGSFKGYDAIVYAADHGCKVINLSWGGPGSPSDFEQDIINYAAINKNVVIVAAAGNTNEELDFYPASYQNVLSVAALDANDVKGSSHTFSHTVDIGALGVGVLTARDENNNSYAQGSGSSMATPIVAGAAGLLRSHYPQMTALQIAEQLRVTADDIYLIEANEPYIEKLGKGRLNIHRALRETDAKSARATAWQIGKSGVMYPGEPTEVTVSFTNFLAPTSALSVYISSSSPYIQIIKDEYVAGSQGTLATFNNNSVPFIIKATSDAPINTEVLLRLSFQDGNYTDYQYFKVLVNPDYITTDVNNLKASILSRGNIGYDGQNFKVGAGVKYKTDTPLLFEGGLLVGYSSTLVSDNVRNEKGTTDFDFYAVSSLQRRPSSPIADFSANNLLEDSLNARKPMSMRIRQNVFAWKDAPNQDFVVLEYMLTNRTQQTLPKTYAGIFADWDLQTATRNVAEYNPEMKMGLAYPKANGNIFMGIQLLTKGAPGFYAFDNNGAPSGTIIIEDGFTTAEKYKALSGGIQREAAGLTDTNGKDISFLISSAVKELWPAQSDTVAFALVAGNTKEALLANAAAALKKYQELLATRTITASPEELTKNGILVFPNPSTGKVTISFPVKAARQSTLVQIIDNQGKAIFTQSTTNSEQLDVNLSHLAKGLYILRITSGKEVTIKKLILTH, encoded by the coding sequence ATGAAGCTTTTTTACCGTCTGCCCTTAGTCATATGTTTGAGCCTGATTTGGTTTGGACAGAACGCCACTGCACAAAACAAACCTACCGTTGAGCCAAACTTACTGGTCTTCAAACTAAAAGCCCCCGCCACTGCTGCCGCTCAAGCAAAGACTGCCCAAAGTGGATTGGATCATATCTTAAAGCAGGTGGCTTTGACGTCTGTGCAGCGCAAATTCCCGAAGGCCGCTGCTGCCCAAGCTAAATCTGCCTCCAAGAAGCTAGTGGACCTTTCTCTTATTTATGAGCTGAAATACAAACCGGGACAATCTTTTGAGCAGGTAAAAAAGCAGCTGCTTGCCTCTGGACAGGTAGAGTATGTGGAACCGCTTTATAACTACGCACCGCTGTACACGCCCAATGACCCTCAAGCCAACCCTACTACGGGCGGTCAAAGAACATATCTAACTAAAATTAAGGCTTATGACGCTTGGGACATCACCAAAGGCGACAGCAATGTAGTCATTGGGATTCTGGACACAGGTGTACGGCTGACCCAAGAAGACCTGGTAGGCAATATCAAATACAACTACGCAGACCCCATTGACGGGATTGACAATGACAATGACGGATTCATTGACAACTTTAGAGGTTGGGATATGGCCGACAATGACAACAATCCCTCCTCAGATGCCAATGGTCATGGCACCAATGTGGCTGCTATTGCCTCTGCGCAGGCAGACAATGGCAAAGGCATGGCGGGCGTTGGCTTTAAATGCAAGTTCCTACCTATTAAAATCTATGCCTCTGGGACATTAGGTTCTTTTAAGGGCTATGATGCCATTGTCTATGCAGCAGACCATGGCTGTAAAGTGATTAACCTTTCTTGGGGCGGTCCGGGCTCCCCTTCAGACTTTGAGCAGGACATCATCAACTATGCGGCCATCAATAAAAACGTGGTGATTGTAGCTGCCGCAGGCAATACCAACGAGGAGTTGGACTTTTATCCCGCCTCTTACCAGAATGTATTGTCTGTTGCCGCCTTAGATGCGAATGACGTGAAAGGCAGTAGCCATACCTTCAGTCATACTGTAGACATAGGGGCACTGGGCGTGGGCGTACTAACTGCTCGTGATGAAAATAACAACAGCTATGCTCAAGGGAGTGGTTCTTCTATGGCTACTCCAATAGTTGCTGGCGCGGCTGGTCTTCTTAGGAGCCATTATCCGCAAATGACCGCCCTGCAGATTGCAGAGCAGTTACGGGTGACCGCAGATGACATTTACCTTATAGAAGCCAATGAGCCTTATATTGAGAAGCTGGGCAAAGGTCGGTTGAACATTCACAGAGCTTTGCGGGAGACAGACGCCAAATCAGCCAGGGCGACTGCGTGGCAGATTGGTAAGTCTGGCGTTATGTACCCCGGGGAGCCTACTGAGGTAACCGTGTCCTTCACAAATTTCCTGGCGCCTACTTCAGCCCTGTCCGTGTACATAAGTTCCAGCAGCCCCTACATTCAAATCATAAAAGATGAGTACGTAGCCGGAAGCCAAGGAACGCTAGCCACTTTCAACAACAACTCGGTTCCATTTATCATAAAAGCGACCAGCGACGCACCCATCAATACAGAAGTGCTGCTTCGTTTAAGCTTCCAGGACGGTAATTACACAGACTACCAGTATTTTAAGGTATTAGTCAACCCTGACTATATTACCACTGATGTAAACAACCTAAAGGCATCCATTTTAAGCCGGGGCAACATTGGCTATGATGGACAAAACTTTAAAGTTGGAGCTGGTGTCAAATACAAGACTGATACACCTTTACTATTTGAAGGCGGTTTGTTGGTTGGCTATTCTTCTACGCTGGTGTCTGATAACGTCCGGAATGAGAAAGGAACCACGGATTTTGATTTTTACGCAGTTTCTAGTCTTCAACGCAGACCCTCTTCTCCTATCGCGGATTTTTCTGCCAACAACTTACTGGAGGACTCTTTGAATGCGCGTAAACCTATGAGCATGCGCATCAGGCAGAACGTATTTGCCTGGAAAGATGCCCCAAACCAAGACTTTGTGGTACTGGAATACATGCTCACCAATAGAACGCAACAGACCTTGCCTAAGACCTACGCAGGTATCTTCGCGGATTGGGACTTGCAGACGGCGACTAGAAACGTAGCAGAGTATAACCCTGAAATGAAAATGGGTTTGGCGTACCCTAAGGCAAACGGAAACATCTTCATGGGTATTCAATTGCTAACAAAAGGCGCACCCGGATTCTATGCCTTTGACAACAACGGCGCTCCTTCTGGCACAATCATCATTGAAGACGGTTTTACGACGGCAGAGAAATACAAAGCCTTGTCAGGGGGCATTCAACGCGAGGCGGCTGGCCTTACAGATACCAATGGGAAAGACATTTCCTTTTTGATATCATCTGCGGTTAAAGAACTGTGGCCTGCACAATCAGACACCGTGGCGTTTGCGTTGGTGGCCGGAAACACAAAAGAAGCCTTACTTGCCAATGCCGCCGCCGCGTTAAAGAAATACCAGGAGTTGCTAGCCACCAGAACCATTACGGCCAGCCCAGAGGAACTAACTAAGAACGGCATACTGGTGTTCCCGAACCCGTCCACCGGGAAAGTGACCATCTCCTTTCCGGTAAAGGCCGCTAGACAAAGTACCTTGGTACAAATCATTGACAACCAAGGCAAAGCCATATTTACTCAGTCTACGACCAATTCAGAACAATTAGATGTAAACCTTAGTCATTTAGCAAAAGGCCTATATATCCTAAGGATCACCAGCGGCAAGGAAGTAACCATCAAAAAGCTGATTTTAACCCATTAA